From one Variovorax sp. PBL-H6 genomic stretch:
- a CDS encoding nucleotide sugar dehydrogenase — MMRHVRDEVFDVACGARQGAGKSAVVETAQSLIAESEAIAIVGLGYVGLPLAVEFGKVRTVIGFDIATSRIAELQSGKDATLEVGPNEMRAASKLRFSSCVKDIAGCRVYIITVPTPVDLANRPDLSALIAATETVARVMSSGAIVIYESTVFPGATEEVCVPALERVSGKKFNVDFFCGYSPERINPGDKERRLSTIKKVTSGSTPEVADAVDRLYGQIISAGTHMASSIKVAEAAKVIENTQRDLNIALMNELSLIFRKLGIDTLEVLQAAGTKWNFLPFRPGLVGGHCIGVDPYYLTHKAEQVGYHPQVILAGRRINDHMAVHVADEVVKLMLRKNLPVLNSKVLVLGLSFKENCPDVRNTKVIDIVRTLQGYNMQVSVFDPWIDVVEAEQEHGLRCLSEIPAPGQYSAVVLAVSHRQFIALGEAGVRALGQPGAVLFDVKGVLPAGVADGRL; from the coding sequence ATGATGAGACATGTACGGGATGAAGTGTTCGATGTGGCCTGCGGGGCGCGCCAAGGTGCCGGTAAGAGCGCGGTCGTCGAAACGGCGCAGTCGCTGATCGCCGAGAGCGAAGCGATCGCCATCGTCGGCCTGGGCTATGTGGGCCTGCCGCTTGCCGTCGAATTCGGCAAGGTGCGCACAGTGATTGGATTCGACATCGCTACATCGCGCATTGCAGAGCTGCAGTCCGGCAAGGACGCGACGCTGGAAGTCGGCCCCAACGAAATGCGCGCCGCGAGCAAACTTCGGTTCAGTAGTTGCGTCAAGGACATCGCGGGGTGCCGCGTCTACATCATCACGGTGCCCACGCCTGTGGACCTTGCGAACCGGCCCGACCTCAGCGCCTTGATCGCTGCCACCGAGACCGTGGCCCGTGTCATGTCGAGTGGTGCGATCGTCATCTACGAGTCGACTGTGTTTCCCGGTGCGACCGAGGAGGTGTGCGTGCCGGCGCTGGAGAGAGTGTCGGGCAAGAAGTTCAATGTCGACTTCTTTTGTGGCTACAGCCCGGAGCGCATCAATCCGGGCGACAAGGAGCGCCGCCTGTCCACCATCAAGAAGGTGACCAGTGGCAGCACGCCCGAGGTGGCAGATGCAGTTGACCGGCTGTACGGCCAGATCATCAGCGCCGGAACTCACATGGCCAGCAGTATCAAGGTGGCCGAGGCCGCGAAGGTGATCGAGAACACCCAGCGAGATCTGAACATCGCCCTCATGAACGAGCTGAGTCTCATCTTCCGCAAGCTCGGGATCGACACGTTGGAGGTCCTGCAGGCTGCAGGCACCAAATGGAACTTTCTGCCGTTCCGGCCGGGATTGGTCGGGGGGCACTGCATAGGCGTGGACCCCTACTACTTGACGCACAAGGCGGAGCAGGTGGGCTACCACCCCCAGGTGATCCTGGCTGGTCGCCGTATCAACGACCACATGGCCGTCCATGTGGCCGACGAAGTCGTCAAGCTCATGCTGCGCAAGAACCTTCCAGTGCTGAACAGCAAGGTGCTGGTGCTGGGCCTGAGCTTTAAGGAGAACTGTCCGGACGTGCGCAATACCAAGGTGATCGACATCGTTCGAACCCTCCAGGGCTACAACATGCAGGTGAGCGTATTCGATCCGTGGATCGACGTGGTCGAGGCGGAGCAGGAGCATGGTCTGCGTTGTTTGAGTGAGATACCTGCTCCGGGCCAATACTCCGCCGTGGTGCTGGCAGTGAGCCATCGCCAGTTCATCGCGCTCGGAGAAGCCGGCGTCAGGGCGCTGGGCCAACCCGGTGCCGTGTTGTTCGATGTAAAGGGTGTCCTTCCGGCAGGCGTTGCCGACGGACGACTTTGA
- a CDS encoding oligosaccharide flippase family protein — protein MRLSNVAWNAGGLLLPLAVAALTVPQMLERLGHERFGLLTLAWGLIGYAGAMDLGIGRALTQRVAGLRGMGEFGSIPDVLATAGRITLFAGLLGGILIALAAALGVGAWVRTDSTPTGEIRDAILLLAIALPAQAMTATYRGMNEGFLKFKEISLLRAGLGVINFGGPYLVSLLTTQLPWLVSTLVVSRWLALVVFRHLAIGCLESGGGVKRHGAYSNRVAASLFSFGAWVTLSGVVSPILVQADRFLIASAISAAAVSIYVLPYEVVVQSLVLAGAVSSVMFPGLSQLIREKPDQWPSYFKKWLWRIAVTMAIVCSALLLLLPKFLSLWIKDDLRPESVVIGQVLCIGVFANAIGSMFYALLHAKGRADITAKLHLAELPIFIGFLTFMVVSHGVIGAAWAWVGRMVLDAGLLAGFARFGRA, from the coding sequence ATGCGTTTGTCGAATGTCGCCTGGAACGCCGGTGGCCTGCTGCTCCCCTTGGCCGTCGCAGCGCTCACCGTTCCTCAAATGCTCGAACGACTGGGTCATGAGCGGTTCGGCCTGCTGACGCTCGCTTGGGGACTGATCGGGTATGCCGGCGCCATGGATCTCGGAATTGGCCGGGCCCTGACTCAGAGGGTCGCCGGGCTGCGCGGCATGGGGGAGTTCGGCAGCATCCCCGACGTGCTGGCAACTGCGGGGCGAATCACGCTATTCGCCGGCCTCTTGGGCGGCATCTTGATCGCCTTGGCCGCAGCGCTGGGAGTAGGCGCCTGGGTCCGTACCGACAGCACACCGACCGGCGAAATCAGGGACGCGATCCTGCTGCTAGCGATCGCCCTGCCTGCACAAGCCATGACGGCCACGTACCGAGGCATGAATGAAGGCTTCCTGAAGTTCAAAGAGATCAGCCTTCTGCGCGCGGGATTGGGCGTCATCAATTTTGGTGGCCCCTATCTTGTGTCTCTCTTGACGACGCAATTGCCGTGGCTCGTTTCGACGCTCGTTGTCAGTCGTTGGCTCGCACTCGTCGTATTTCGCCACCTGGCCATCGGATGCCTGGAGTCCGGTGGGGGTGTGAAACGGCATGGAGCTTATTCGAACCGCGTTGCCGCGTCTCTCTTTTCCTTTGGCGCCTGGGTCACCCTGAGCGGCGTCGTGAGTCCGATATTGGTTCAGGCAGATCGGTTCCTCATTGCTTCAGCTATCTCGGCGGCGGCGGTGTCCATCTATGTCTTGCCCTACGAGGTGGTGGTCCAAAGCCTGGTCCTGGCGGGGGCGGTGTCATCTGTCATGTTTCCTGGATTGAGCCAGCTCATTCGAGAGAAGCCAGATCAATGGCCTTCCTATTTCAAGAAATGGCTGTGGAGGATTGCCGTGACAATGGCCATCGTCTGTTCCGCTCTATTACTCCTATTGCCCAAGTTCTTGTCGCTCTGGATCAAGGACGATCTGAGGCCCGAGTCCGTCGTAATAGGCCAGGTGTTGTGCATCGGCGTTTTTGCCAACGCCATCGGTTCGATGTTCTACGCATTGCTCCACGCAAAAGGGCGAGCAGATATCACCGCTAAACTGCACCTTGCGGAATTGCCGATATTTATCGGTTTCCTGACCTTCATGGTCGTCTCACACGGCGTCATCGGCGCGGCATGGGCGTGGGTCGGCCGCATGGTACTGGACGCAGGATTGCTGGCGGGATTTGCGAGGTTCGGGCGTGCTTGA
- a CDS encoding polysaccharide biosynthesis tyrosine autokinase, protein MNTPAPITGNAPLLSRPKDEISLLELLDVVLDNRWLIAAVTVLGLLFGVAYALLATPVFRASTMVQVEESKGGAGTLLGDAASLFDIRSPASAEMQILRSRLVLGQTVENLGLDVEVSPKYLPIFGSWLARHASEPSDPGFLMLAGYVSGNESLRVDRFEVPEALEGERFRVRLTAQGYELLSPDNERLGAQRIGQPLAFSMVGEQGLLLVSAAQGKPGAEFDLTRHVRLEIIEQLQKDLVIAEEGKQSGVIRVSLEGRDSREIARVLNEIGTLYVRQNVERKVAEAEKSLGFLSTFLPELRKQLEAAETKFSQFRNRNNSFDLDTEGKLILEEAVKLQAGVVELQQKRNELRARYTAEHYSIRTIDAQIAGLQRELAEVNKRIKTLPDVEQELLRLTRDVKVNSELYLKLLDNAQQLRLVKEGKVANVRIVDAAASPRKPAKPLRALSVLLAATLGLMGGFALAFVRSSLRPGLKDPAEIEQRTGLHVFATVPHSDAQAKLVREASKSVTRRPMLATANPQDAVVESLRSFRTALQFTMLDSAVNIILISGPTPGVGKSFVSANLAAVLGAADKKVLLIDGDLRKGRLNHDIGVNRKEGLSEVISGSLPWDKAVHREIAPNVDFLSTGVLPPNAAELLMKPSVQAFLQQAARHYDWVIVDTPPVLAASDTAILAPMAGAIFLVARADASSAGELQESAKRLLGAGATVNGVIFNDLDTTRRRYGGSKFGAYRYVNYQY, encoded by the coding sequence ATGAACACCCCTGCTCCCATCACCGGAAACGCGCCGCTGCTATCGCGGCCGAAAGACGAGATCAGCCTGCTCGAGCTGCTTGACGTGGTTCTCGACAACCGTTGGCTCATCGCAGCTGTGACCGTGCTGGGTCTCCTCTTCGGCGTGGCTTATGCGTTGCTCGCCACGCCCGTCTTTCGAGCCAGCACCATGGTGCAGGTGGAAGAAAGCAAGGGTGGCGCTGGCACGTTGCTAGGCGACGCTGCCAGCCTGTTCGATATCCGCTCTCCCGCCTCGGCCGAGATGCAGATCCTTCGCTCGCGCCTGGTGCTCGGGCAGACGGTGGAAAACCTGGGACTCGACGTGGAGGTGAGCCCGAAATATCTGCCGATCTTCGGATCCTGGCTGGCGCGTCATGCAAGCGAGCCATCCGACCCCGGCTTCCTGATGTTGGCGGGCTATGTGAGCGGCAACGAGTCGTTGCGGGTTGACCGCTTCGAGGTGCCCGAGGCGCTGGAAGGCGAGCGCTTTCGTGTGCGACTGACTGCGCAAGGCTACGAGCTGCTGTCGCCTGACAACGAGCGTTTGGGCGCGCAGCGAATCGGGCAGCCGCTGGCGTTTTCGATGGTCGGCGAGCAAGGCCTGTTGCTGGTGAGCGCTGCACAGGGCAAGCCGGGCGCTGAATTCGACCTCACGCGCCATGTCCGCCTGGAGATCATCGAACAGCTCCAAAAGGACCTCGTGATCGCGGAAGAGGGCAAGCAGTCCGGCGTGATCCGGGTCAGTCTCGAAGGTAGAGATTCCCGCGAGATTGCCCGCGTGCTCAATGAGATCGGCACGCTCTACGTGCGGCAGAACGTAGAGCGCAAGGTCGCCGAGGCGGAAAAGTCGTTGGGCTTTCTGAGCACCTTCCTGCCCGAATTGCGCAAGCAGTTGGAGGCGGCCGAGACCAAGTTCAGCCAGTTCCGAAATCGCAACAATAGCTTCGACCTGGACACCGAGGGAAAGCTGATCCTTGAGGAGGCGGTCAAGCTGCAGGCGGGTGTAGTCGAACTGCAGCAGAAGCGCAACGAATTGCGCGCGCGCTACACCGCGGAGCACTACAGCATTCGTACGATCGATGCGCAGATCGCCGGTCTCCAACGCGAGTTGGCTGAAGTGAACAAGCGTATCAAGACGCTCCCCGACGTAGAGCAGGAACTTCTGCGCCTCACGCGAGACGTGAAGGTCAACAGCGAGCTATACCTGAAGCTGCTCGACAACGCGCAGCAGCTGCGGCTGGTGAAGGAGGGCAAGGTCGCAAATGTGCGCATCGTGGATGCGGCCGCTTCGCCGAGAAAGCCGGCGAAGCCCTTGCGCGCTCTGTCGGTCCTGCTTGCAGCCACTCTTGGCCTGATGGGTGGCTTCGCATTGGCCTTCGTGCGCAGCAGCTTGCGGCCCGGCCTCAAGGACCCGGCCGAGATCGAGCAACGCACCGGACTGCATGTATTTGCTACCGTGCCGCATTCCGATGCGCAGGCGAAGCTCGTGCGTGAAGCCAGCAAATCCGTCACCAGGCGTCCGATGCTCGCCACGGCGAATCCCCAGGACGCGGTGGTGGAAAGCCTTCGAAGTTTCCGAACGGCGCTGCAGTTCACCATGCTGGACTCAGCCGTCAACATCATCCTGATCAGCGGCCCGACGCCGGGAGTCGGCAAGTCCTTTGTGAGCGCAAATCTGGCGGCCGTCCTTGGCGCAGCCGACAAGAAGGTCCTGCTGATCGACGGTGATTTGCGTAAGGGTCGTTTGAACCACGACATCGGCGTAAATCGCAAGGAAGGCTTGAGCGAAGTTATCAGCGGCAGCTTGCCGTGGGACAAGGCGGTGCATCGTGAGATAGCGCCCAACGTGGATTTCCTTTCGACCGGGGTGTTGCCGCCGAATGCGGCCGAACTGCTGATGAAGCCTTCGGTCCAGGCATTTCTGCAACAGGCCGCCAGGCACTACGACTGGGTCATCGTCGATACACCGCCGGTCCTGGCAGCGTCCGATACCGCCATTCTCGCGCCGATGGCCGGCGCAATCTTTCTGGTGGCGCGAGCCGATGCAAGCAGTGCAGGCGAGCTGCAGGAATCGGCAAAGCGACTGCTTGGTGCCGGCGCCACGGTCAACGGGGTGATCTTCAACGACCTCGATACGACCAGGCGCCGGTACGGGGGTTCGAAATTCGGGGCGTACCGCTATGTCAACTATCAATACTGA
- a CDS encoding NAD-dependent epimerase/dehydratase family protein: protein MAGSSGSSAYERLQQRLIAQPRTWLVTGVAGFIGSNLLESLLRLEQRVVGLDNFTTGHQRNLREVETSVLSRQWNNFSLLEGDIRNPDDCRRACEGVQHVLHQAALGSVPRSLADPVATNAVNVTGFLNMLDAARQAQVKSFVYAASSSTYGDHPQLPKVEDVIGKPLSPYAVTKFVNELYADVFYRCYGFSTVGLRYFNVFGKRQDPNGAYAAVIPRWTAALVRGEPVYINGDGETSRDFCYVVNAVQANLLAATTEDPAAKNQIYNVAVGARTTLNSLFALLCKNLGELGLSPHARPLYRDFRAGDVRHSLADISKARNLLSYEPTHTVARGLPEAIQWYLACE from the coding sequence ATGGCCGGCTCCTCAGGCTCGAGCGCGTACGAGCGCCTGCAGCAGCGCCTCATTGCGCAGCCTCGCACTTGGCTCGTCACGGGTGTGGCCGGCTTCATCGGCAGCAACCTGCTGGAGAGCTTGCTCAGGCTCGAACAGCGCGTGGTGGGCCTGGACAACTTCACCACCGGCCACCAGCGCAACCTCCGTGAAGTGGAAACCTCGGTCCTTTCCCGGCAGTGGAACAACTTCAGCTTGCTGGAGGGAGATATCCGAAATCCGGACGACTGTCGACGGGCATGCGAGGGCGTGCAGCATGTCCTGCACCAGGCCGCGCTGGGCAGCGTTCCACGCAGCCTGGCAGATCCTGTGGCGACGAACGCCGTTAACGTCACCGGCTTCCTGAACATGCTCGACGCGGCGCGCCAGGCGCAAGTCAAGAGCTTCGTCTATGCCGCCAGCAGCAGCACCTACGGTGACCATCCGCAACTGCCAAAGGTGGAGGACGTCATCGGCAAACCACTGAGCCCCTATGCCGTCACGAAATTCGTGAACGAGCTCTACGCCGATGTGTTCTACAGGTGCTACGGTTTCAGCACGGTCGGCCTGCGGTACTTCAACGTGTTCGGCAAACGCCAGGATCCGAATGGCGCCTATGCCGCCGTGATTCCCAGATGGACCGCGGCGCTCGTTCGTGGCGAGCCGGTGTACATCAATGGGGACGGCGAAACAAGCCGCGATTTTTGCTACGTCGTCAATGCTGTCCAGGCCAATCTGCTGGCCGCGACAACGGAAGACCCGGCAGCGAAGAACCAGATCTACAACGTGGCCGTGGGTGCTCGCACTACCTTGAACTCGTTGTTCGCCCTCCTGTGCAAGAACCTGGGCGAACTCGGTCTCTCTCCTCATGCTCGGCCGCTCTATCGCGACTTCCGCGCGGGTGACGTACGCCACAGCCTCGCCGATATTTCAAAAGCCCGAAACTTATTGAGCTACGAGCCGACCCACACCGTCGCGCGGGGTCTGCCTGAGGCTATTCAGTGGTACCTGGCATGCGAATGA